In Falco cherrug isolate bFalChe1 chromosome 2, bFalChe1.pri, whole genome shotgun sequence, the following are encoded in one genomic region:
- the C2H11orf87 gene encoding uncharacterized protein C11orf87 homolog: protein MSAKLSKELRLSLPPCLLNRTSATLNASSTCITQVGQLFQSFSSTLVLIVLVTLIFCLILLSLTTFHIHKRKMKKRKMQKAQEEYERDHCTRSSNSSSQHPGTGVQGEAPQGRDSRLGRPPQDLEIQRPSPPAAPSCQPARACLDTAGVGLLQTVILS from the coding sequence ATGAGTGCCAAGCTCTCCAAGGAGTTGAGGCTGTCCCTGCCACCTTGTCTCCTGAACAGGACATCCGCCACTTTAAACGCCAGCAGCACCTGCATCACGCAAGTGGGTCAACTCTTCCAGTCCTTCTCATCCACGCTGGTTTTAATTGTCCTGGTCACCCTCATCTTCTGCCTGATTCTCCTCTCCCTCACCACCTTCCACATCCacaagaggaagatgaagaagcGGAAAATGCAAAAGGCTCAGGAGGAGTATGAACGGGACCACTGCACCCGCAGCAGCAatagcagcagccagcaccctgGGACGGGGGTGCAGGGAGAGGCACCCCAAGGAAGAGACAGCCGGCTGGGAAGACCCCCCCAGGACTTGGAGATCCAGCGCCCctctccccctgcagccccgagCTGTCAGCCAGCACGGGCTTGTTTGGACACAGCTGGTGTGGGGCTCCTGCAGACGGTGATTTTGTCTTGA